The Microtus pennsylvanicus isolate mMicPen1 chromosome 5, mMicPen1.hap1, whole genome shotgun sequence DNA segment gtaaccTTGACCAGTCTTAGGGCCTCATAATCCCTTTCTGGCATCATCTGAAGCACTAAGAGCAGATAGAATGTCAGGGAGACCTAGAGACAACTGTGACTTAGAAAGGAACAATTGCTGCTGACAATGTCATCGATGCTATTAAAGGAACCTGTGCAGTGCTTGTCCCCAGATAGAAGGGATAGGGATCAGTTGGACCATGATGATCAGCCCTACCTCTTTGGGATTAGAGGCTAGAGGAGAGGGGATATGTATGCTTTGGGTACCTAGGCCAGGATTTTTGTTCGTTTGCTTTTAagatttggagacagagtttcatgtaactcaagttggccttgaactcagtgtgtAAGCAAAgaggatcttgaacttctgattcttttgctactgcctcccaagtgctgtgatgaCAGCCATATGACACCATGCCTAGTTTTATACAATGCTGGGAATTGGGTTAGGGACTTATTGCATACTAGGCAAGCTAGCTATATCACCAGCCCAAACTCGAATCTGACTGTAGGAGCAATCTCTAGACATATGGAACAGCAGAAAGCAGAGCCCTAGAGACCCATAGTCCAGCTTGGCTCTGCTCTGATGCCCCTTCCACTCTCTTTTCCACCCTTACTTCTCCATGCCCTTCCTCCCAAGAGTCACCTGAGTTGGCTGCGACCTGATCTCCCCGCCTGTGGTGGCCTTCCTGGCCTCTAACCTCCACCTGCGTGCCTTCCAGTTTACCGCCTTCACAGAGAAGCCAGAGCCATCTTTAAAAACAGCCACCACCTCCTGCTGCTCTCCTGACACCCTGTCACATCCcttgatttattttcttcatggcaCTTATGACATTCTATAAATATCTTCTTAATTCGGGTACTGTCACCTcctagccccacccccaccagaaTGAAAGTTTCACAAGCTAGCTGTCAGCGTCAGCTTGCAGGGCCACTCAGGAAGAGCCATGCCACAAGGCCCTGAGGAGCATCTCCTACTGCTGTGGACCACGCCTCAGGCCTGCACATCCTGAGCCTCTGACATCCCACGTGTGTCTCGGCCAGCCTGGCTGCTGCCTCACAGACCCCTGGCCCCCATCCCCATCCTTGCACCCGGCCGCCCACTGTGGTCCTTGTGACAAAGCAGAGGCTCTCGCACGTTACTCTGGGATTGAGTCAATGAGGTGGACACACTCAGGTCCATGTGACGCAAGGCTCCAAAAGGGCCCAGCAAATTCAGAAAAGTGAGCTAGCCCGCCAAGGCCCCACTCACCCTCGCTAAGGAAGGCATCCCAGATGCGCAGCACTGTGGGGAAGGGCAGCGAGCGGGTGAAGAGGCACAGGAACCACTCGGGCAGGTAGAGCAGCGGCCCAACGCCTACCTGCTGCAGATGCTGGTACACACGTGGGAGCAGCCGCCGCAGAAGGGCCATGAACACCTCAGCATCCAGCTGCACTGCCTCCTACAGCCAGGCTTCTCATCAGTCTGGCTTGCCAGTGCTGCAAACCTCCACTCCCCAAACCCAGGCTTCTGATCCCTCACTGCCCCCAGCCCTCACTTCCCATTTTCATATCCCTACCCAGCCTCTCACCATGTGGGGCCCATAGTAGCCAGGGAGGTAGACCTCGCAGATCTGCACCAAGCACCAGAAGGCTTCCTGGGGGCAGAGTGCATGCCTGTGAGCCCTCATGAAGGGAGGGTCCagagggggagaagaggcagggaacAGGCACAGGGGCATGGACTTAGGCCACTCCCACCCCACTCAGAGCCTGCCCTGTCTTGGGGTTGAGGGGTTGGAAATCACAGGGCCTGAGGTTCTGTATTTGGGGGCCATAAGGCCCTCTGGGGAAAAGTTGGGAAACTTTCAGAGTTTATATCCCAGAATCCTAAGGTCACTGGCATCCCACCCCGGGCCAAGGCCATGGTGCTCCAGACTCCCAGCTCAGTGTCACAAACCATAAGCTAGGGAAAGCCAGTGTGAGAAGATgctcctggccagcctgggcacAAAACAGAATTCAAAATGCCAAAGTGAAATTTTCTTCACTGGGGTAAAGGCCCCAGGTTTAAAAGTCAAGGATGATAGACTTAAATGTTACTGAGATTGGTGGACTCATGTCTTTGGTCACTAGAATAGGGCTTGGAAGTAAAGGACCACAGTTCCTGAGGTATGAATACCTGGGGTTGGAGGCTGGTGGTCTAAGAGCTCAGGACCCTGGGGGCACAGGTGAACAGGGACTGAGGATTTCAGAGCAGGGTCAAAGTCACTCACCTCTGGGGGCAGATGCATGAGCAGCACAGCAGCTACAGGGCCTTGAGCCTGGCAATAGCCCTGTTCCGGCCGGTATAGAGTGTAGGCCTTGAGAATCTGCAGCAGCCCCTGCTGCCTGTACCAGAAGATCTCATCAGGGCTAGCCTAGGCACCCTTCCCTGCCCTTCGGATCCTCTTGCCCGGGCCATCGTCTCCCTCAGTCCAGGTGTAACTCTGGACTAGGGAACTGGCTGAAGCATCTAGCATGAGGACTTGGGGTCAGTGGGTATTCCTGGCCCATACCCGTGTCCCTGGGGTGACACAAACATCTCGTGTAGAGGGAACTGGCGGTGCAAGTCCCTGCCAATGGTCTCCATCCACTGCGGGTCTCCAGGGGCTGCTGCCAGCTCCTATGGGTGGTAGGAAGGTGGATGTGAGGACTCAGGGTAGCAAGGAGTTctgagaggggagaaaaaggtaAAGCCGGCCACTGCCAACTTCTTCACCTGATAGGTGCCAGGGTTGTTGTTCCGGCACATCTGGGCCCCACACAGCAGGGGCCAGCACCGGGCCCGCAGGGCAGACGGGATGCCCTTCCGGCACTGCATCTTTACCTGCGGGTGAGGTCCAGTCGTTATGTTAGGGCAGCCTCTCTTATAGCTTTCCATTGGCCAAGGCATCAGAGGCAGCGGGGATTAAGAGCTACAGGGACGTAGACACGGACCCCTCTTCCCTCACCTTCTTGTATCGTCGAGACATGGTCTTCTCCCAGTGTGAGGTCATCTCCACCCACTTCATCTCCCGCTGGCGGATGAGGTCTGCAGAGGGTTGACCAGGCCTGGAGGCACATGGCACAGCATTCCTTGGAACATATACCTTCCCATCCCAGGCCATCAGAGAAACCCCAGCTCCTGGCTTGGGGATCGCTGAGGAGTCCTGGACGGGCATCTGTGGCCCAGAAGCTGCCAATGGTTGTCACGGTTAAAGGAAGGGAATTTGGCTtcaatggggaacaggaactggaGACTGAGGGGGTGAGGAGGTATGCATTGAGGGTCTGATTGGCTGTCACCCACAACAGAGACAGTTCACAGGGATGCTGGCTGGACAGTGCCCTGGCCTGGAAGCCAGAAGTCCTGGGTGTGAATCTGCTCCTGTTTCTGATCTGCTGTGTGATGTGGGGCAGTTTCTATCTGTCTCTGGACTAACTGTCTAAAGGAAACctgaagaagagaatgagaagaggtATGGACTTCCATCTGGTGCTCTTGGGCCAGAGATTAAACGGGGGAAGATGTGCAGCTATAGGGGAGCGTTCAGACTCTCGGAGGATAAAAGAGCCATAAAGGGATATTGCCTCCACTACCCTTCTTACCTGAGCTCTGGGTTAGTCTCTACAGCCAGGCCCCTGAGGCCGGGCCTACCTTCAGAACTCAGTCCTCAAGTCTCTGTACCCTGTCTCCCTACCCATGACTCACTTACCCCAGTTCTGCTGAGTTGCCA contains these protein-coding regions:
- the Tbc1d10c gene encoding carabin, translating into MAQTLGEDLVLSSELQDDSSSLGSDSELSGPGPYRQADRYGFIGGNSAELGPGQPSADLIRQREMKWVEMTSHWEKTMSRRYKKVKMQCRKGIPSALRARCWPLLCGAQMCRNNNPGTYQELAAAPGDPQWMETIGRDLHRQFPLHEMFVSPQGHGQQGLLQILKAYTLYRPEQGYCQAQGPVAAVLLMHLPPEEAFWCLVQICEVYLPGYYGPHMEAVQLDAEVFMALLRRLLPRVYQHLQQVGVGPLLYLPEWFLCLFTRSLPFPTVLRIWDAFLSEGAKVLFRVGLTLMRLALGTVEQRAACPGLLETLGALRAIPPTQLQEEAFMSQVHSVALSERDLQREIRIQLAQLPKSSPGPAPLPQARLPGAQAIFESQQLARIRGSTKPEIPRIVVQPPEEPRPPRRKPQTRGKTFHGLLTRARGPPIEGPSRSHRGSTSFLDTRF